In Colletotrichum destructivum chromosome 1, complete sequence, the sequence TAAGTGAGGCTTGGGCCGATATGATGAGAGGGGGGCGATCCACACACAATCACAGCGCGCGTAGCACAAGAGATCCGTTAAAGCAGCTTAGACTGATAAAAGTTTCTGCAAGCCACTGGCGTAAGCACTCTATTTAACTTTTGGTTCACACAAACATCCGTCTCGCTGGAATttaagaagaagcaggcaAGGGACAGAGGAATTATTTTCATAGGGCAACTGTACCGTGAGATTATGAGGTAATCAGCAACATTGATGTTATGTTTTACTACAATAGCGCTGTCAAGGAGCTGTCCCCGTAATACGAGCTATGAGGTTTACTCGATCAACTCAACTAAGTCAATACAAGCTACCCTATCGGGCACGGCAAGACATCAGGAAGTCCCTTCTGCAGAGAATTCTAACCAGATTCCATTGCTTGAGCTCAGCTAGGGATTCTCATCCAACCTAAAAAACAGAATCGCCGTTATTAGAGATAGCCCAAGACTTAGGTAGAGAGTGACGAACCAACACCTTCTAGCGCCTGACTGGATACTTTCACTGTGTCCGCGCGGACCTAACCAAATGGAGTTGCGAAAACTTGAGTCGATAAGTTGCTTTCTATAGTATAAACATTCTCAGCCAACTACATTTCTGTAACATCGGTGCCACTCACAACCACCAACTTTTCTCCCATGTAACAGTTTAATCAACCACAATGAAGTTCCTCGCTCTTGCCGCCATAGGTCTCCTCCCATTGGCCTTTGCCAGACCGACTGAGGATGGTGCAAACTTGCAGGATTCATCTTGTGGGTCTTGTAGCTATCTCAACCATACAAACACGAACTGAACTGGCTTTACAACTATCTTGAGACGTGCTATCCGCAAGGAGTTTTACCCGGACAAGCTCGACGGTTCAGGCCGTGGTCCGTACACTTGCTCTTGCGGCAACACTCGTTGCAACATTCAGTAGGGTGTCACCACTTGGGCTGATTTGAATGAATACTTGGCTGGGAACTATACTCCTATCAATCTGAAGTTTCGATAGGTACATCGCTGCAGGCAGCCGTTGCGACCACTGACATGGAGCATTGTCCGACGGATTCGGGAGGCCGCAGCAGTATATGCTCATGTCACAAGGCCGTTTATCACTACAGAATAACACATTGCTCTGacttgtccttggcctctATACAGTGAAATCTATTAAGGATCATTTCCTGCGAGACCTGAGGTAGTGAGTGGATGGAAAAACGGTACCTGGTCTTTGCCGCCAGGGCCAGTATCagggcaccgtcgtcgagcctTGAGCAACTCAGCCGTCTGCAAGCCGGCCTCTCCGaagaagcagccaggcgGCTGGAGGCATCTCGCAGGGGCCGGACTATATTGCAAGCTGACAGCATCATCCGCAGTCTCGCCCTGCAGACCCTAGCCAGCCCGGCCTCCGCCTCGTTGCTTTCGCGATACTTCAGCATCTCAAAAGCGACTTTCGGCCTGACGCTCGGTGCCGAGAGCTGCATCGATCTCCTCTTACAAATTACACCGCCCGTGGCTCAGCGTCTTCGTCCTGGACGGGCTCGACAAGGCACCGCCGAAGGAGATGGGGGAAGTCTTGGGCCACCTCAAGCAGCTGTCGGCAACGAGGCGCATGCTCCTGTGCTGCTCGTCACGGCCGATAGATATCAAGAAAAGAGGCAGAGCGACCAAGAAAACTGCATTGCAGTTTGGGATTCTGAACGCCGACTATTTAGAGCTGCCAGAGATGGTATACTCCAATCCCAGTTCCAAAGATCTTACACCGTAGTCTCTGAGAGACTTTTTGCAAGTCAATCCGCGGGACATTCAACAATTCCATGGGAGAGACTCTCTGAAACTCTGCAGTAGCAGGCCTGTATGTAGTGCTCCAGACGAAGCCAACCCCGTGCTAACAGAACGAGCAGGATCTCAGCCAGGGCGTTGGGAAGAATTTGATATGATCGCCATGAGCTTGCTAGGGCTCAATGACAACTTTCAACAAGAGAATACTGTGCTCAAGCGGCTGAGAGCGTCTAGATATCACTCTTTGAAGTTCGGGTCGCAATAAGTGTTTGCTGTTGAGTCCTCGTGCACGATGATCAATGATAGCAGAGAAAGGGAGTTACCGGTGGCAGGTAAGGTCAGGAACTGGTTGGCCTTAGAGAGAGGTAATCTGCAACTCTATGTCCAAAGCTGTCAAGGTGCTAAGTGGCGGATCTGAGCGTTCTATACTAGACTTGAAGCAACTCTCGAAGCAACTTGAATCAAGACATGTGCTTTATTATTGCATAATGGGTATGTATACTGTAGTCCAGTGCAGATCAAGGCAGTAAAGGCTTGAACAGATAGCCCGGATCGATCTCTCTGCCGTACGGGCGTCTTTGAACCTTGGCATGGCGAAGCCACTCTTCAaccgccgtcggcaacctCAAAACCACGAATCCATGTCAAGGACCGCGGAACCGCCCAGCCTCTTCAAACACACCCAACTTTCCATCCGCGTGAACGCGGCCATGACTGTGTACTTGTTGTCTGTACTGCATGGTCACTGAGTAagcagccccccccccccccatccttACGGCTCGTCGAACAACTCACATCACCCAACTCAATCTACTGGCCCGAGACATCAGACGAAGACGCTCTCCAAAAAGAAATAACAGACTCAAACTCCACCAAGTTCCGTGGATCTAGAGTCTTCCAAAACCACACGGTACCCGTAGATTCCAACGTGTTCCAAGACACCTAACCTTGCAGAGACCATCGGTAGAATCTCGTTCGACACCACCACACCGCCATCACgatcgtcgccatcgcgaTCCCACCATCTCTGCGCTCGTAGTCCggcccttttttttttttgccaCGCCAACCAACCCTTTTCCCATCCTCAGCTGCTGAGCAAGCTTCGTCGtgaccccttcccccccccccccccccccccccccccccccccaaaactCTGACACGAACACAACCAGAAAAAGcgaggcggggggggggggtcgtTCGGCGGCTCCAAAATGGGGTAACGATCGAAAAGGGGCCCCGGGGATCGAGTCCCGAATCCCGCCTGTTCGCTCGTGCCCTCAATCCGTCAATGCCATTGACGAATCTACCATgacctcccctcccttcccccctcttctccttccgAGGGCCGAGTCACGGGCAGAACAGAAAGCTGCGAGTTCCCTCTCTAGTGTATAGACTTTCAACTCCAGCCAGTTGTTGGCCTCATCcgcatacacacacacacacacacaaacacacacacacacacaccttcaaaacacacagacacagacagaaAGAGATGCAAGCAGGTGACAAACCCGCACGTGTCgaacaagaaagaaaaaagaagaggataaaGAAGCTCAAACTTTCAACAGAACATCAGCTTCACCATCCAATCCTCGCCTATCCATCCAAACGACACATGCCCACGAGGTACGAAAGACGAAACAACCGCCACCCAACATCGGCCGAAAaacgcccccctccctcccaaGTCTTTGCGTtcagtgtgtgtgtatgtgtactTGGAGTACACCTACCTGTAGTAAGCCCAACGTTGAAGCACGGTTGAAGCTTTCGTCTCACTTCCGCCTCTCGCCAATCTgttcctctccccccccccccccccccccctcccttacCCTCCCCGTCCGGATCTGTTTTACTATCCCGGGGTTCCCGGCGGGTAGTGATTCCTggcccccctttctttctcccttTTTCTTTGAACAAAgtgtcggcgatgacgaaATCTCACTCATGCCATTTTCTTCCCCGTTTCTCCTCAAATACAGTAGGCCTCTATATCGTACGTCGTATGAGATCCGGAACCTCTCCCGGCGGCTCAGAAGGGCCACGCCTCTCCCTTCACCTCGAGTACATCGTACCTTTACACGACAGCCAGAATTGACGCTGACTCCAGGTATTTCCACACATTGTACATTCATGCCCCAAACACTGCCATCCAACCAGCTCCCCCCCCTATTATCTCAGTCTCAGCGCCAACCGTGGAggaccacacacacacacacacacacatacaccccTGTTCCTCGCAACTCTGAAGGACCTACCCGCAAGGAAAGTTGTGGTGGCGCAGGCGTcgcaaaagaagaaaaaaaaagaggatatcTCCGATACCTGCTACCTGCTAGGCAGGCATCATACCCATCCTCACCAagcatcctcctcgctctTCAACCCAAAGGAAAAGgagccccccccctttcttccatGAACCGCCCATCCCCACGTGCCGTCGTAGCCATAACCGCCCGCGAAGGGGGATCGTCCACCGTCCCGTTCGCGgctcctccctccatcttccCTCCATCGGGCCACGCAGTCGAGCGTTTTCCCCTACACATCCTGTACTACCTGTAcagtctccccccccccccccccccccttgagAACTCAAAACACCACACTCCTCGCTGTCAAACCCCCcgctcctcttcccctttcgCTTCCGTCTCCCCAAGGTACCCCCCCTGTCTCGAAAAGTTCAATAGCCGTGCTACATACTCACACTACTGGCACAAGCCGTCTCGGGAAGGGGGGTAAAGACACTTGGCGGCTCGGTTCGGAATAAACGTCCGTCCCGTCTCCATCCACACTGCATGCCCTTCCTCCCAAGTAGGCGACTTACTTGGGTGTGATGCCGCAGCGATGCCATGTAGGAGGAAGCTTTAGACGAGAAAAGGATGTCAAGCCATTGTACAATCCTCCAGAGACCATGTCCATAGCACATCAGTCATGTACCATTATCAAGCTCATCAGAGTCAGAACCAGTTCTTCCGCATCAAAAGTCTTCAtctttcttcttcgaggCCCAAATATAATAAAGTACAAATTTCAGGGAATCAATATTCACACACACGGCGGTAGACGTAGTTGTCCAGGTATAtccgaagaagaaaaagagaaaaacaTCCGGCACAGAAAAGACAACGCCAAAAAACGTGCTatcctccccatccccctcccttccatTCCCACAAGACTTGTGTCGTGTGTTCTAAAATGCGGGCGAAAGCGAGCGTGAAAAACAGCCTAGCTGCAAAATGAATGCGCCGACCGGTTTCCCTACCCCCCCAAAAGATGTTGGATATTTTGATGATCCCCTTTGAATGATCCGTAGTCATAATGCGTGACCCCGTAGCGAGCCCTCTTCCATCTTGGTTCCATTCCTTCATCCCACTTCCAAATCACATGGATATTCCAATgttcttccctctctctctctctctctctctctctcttcctcctcatctgTATTATTACAGCAGAGTATTATGTTCAGTTGATTTGTGATGGCACATCATTCCTCCTGAGCGCTGGCAGCGACTCCAACCGCAGCTCCAAAGGTGGCCGGCGGATGTCCAGACTCCGGCTGGGCGCGCGTCTGCCACCCGGAGTGCGGGGATGCGCAACGTTGACGCGGCCACCCCGCTCCGAGATACGCGCCGGGccctcgtccgagtccgagtcctcctcggcctcgtcgtagCCATAATCTGCGAGCCGCGCAAAGTAGTCGGCCATCCCGTCCACGCTGGGGGTGCCCACGATTATGTCGTActgtggcggcggcgtctgcAAGGGGAGCTCGTGCCCGGcatgcggcggcggcggcgtctcggcATCGAAGGCCGGAGGGTTGTATGACGGCACGCGTAGGAGATGGATCGGGCGCGGGTGAGTATCGGCGTGCGGGTCCATGGAGGTTTGGGAATTCGGCGGCGAGGCACGGCCGGGGCCGCTCGTGGTCGGCTGCGGAGACGGAAGGTGTGCCGCTTGGGGCGGAGCGGGAAGGTTATCGGATCCGTCCAGAAATGTGAGGGCACCGGTCGACAAGTTGTTTGGCGACCCTTCGGCGGGTCCAGAGATGGTCACCGCATCCGGGCATCCGCAGGACGTATGGCGGCTCTGGTTTAAGCCCACGTCGGGACCCGAGTACTCGGGCAACGACGTATTGGCTTGCGTGGCGCGGCAGTTGAGGACCGTAAACGGCGAGTCGATGCTGATCTCGAAGTGACGGCGCTTGGTACCGGTAGGATCCTCAGGATCAAGACGGGAGATTCTCATGACAATCTATCCAGGTTGGTTGTGTTAGTTGGGGCACGCCAACACATTTCATTTCAAACACCgtgatagagagagagagggggggggggagacagCAAGCAAGTTACATACCTTGATCCAGTGGTACACGTTGACGTTCTTCCAACTGCAATCGGGATGCAAGCGCAACTCCTTGCTCTTGGCCATGGTCTCGCAGGTGGGCAGCTGCACATTCATCTCGATCTCGGTCGAGCCCCAGTAGCTCTCTAGACCGAGGTCCAAGTCGCCCAGAATATTGTCGACCGGCTCGGGCAGAGGCTGCGGCATCACGCCATGGCgggaggcgtcggcggcgcggcgcatAGCCGCGGACTCGCGGGCCTCCCGGCGCTGGCGCGGCGTCAGCTCGCCACCGTTGAGCACGCGGACGTCCGACGAGGCGTAGGCAGCGTCCAAGGGCTTcccggccgtcttctcgagCAGGAGGATCTTTCGGCCCGGGTCCTTGCGCGTCACTCTACGGTCGTTGGTCCAGTACTCGACCGACTCCGTGACGAAGACCTTGAGCTTGTGGACCTGGACCTTGGCAAGCGGCGTCAGCTTGAAGGCGATGGGGATTTTGGTGCCGATGGGGAACGATTTCCCCGAGATGATGATATCGTAGTGTAGCTGGTCCTCCCACTGTCGGCTGATGGAGATGGGCTCCGTCATCTCTAGTGAAAGCTGATCCGGGACGCGCACGATGGCCACCTCCTTGGACCCGTGCAGGTTGGGCTTGAAAGCACCGGCGCGCTCGACCGTCGCTTGCAGCTCCCACTTGACGGATCCATACTGCAGCTTGGTCGTCTCCagctggtggtggtcgaTGGGCAGCTCAAAGGTGTACTCGTAAACGCCAGGGTAGAACACCTTGTAGCCCTTGGCCTGATTGCCGCTGGGGTTGTCACCCTTGCCGAAGCTACGCGATTGGTTCGACTGCAGAGACAGACGCTTCAGCTCCTTGGCCGTGAGGCCGCCATGTTGTTGCCTGTTGTGCGGTACCGACagcatcgacggcgacatggAGTTGCGGGGCGAGCTGGACACGGGCAagttcgtcgacgacgagttgGAAGAGCTGTTCTTCAGCATGTAGACGCACTGGTTGCCGTACTCGGTTTCCCATccgtcgttgacggcgttgaagaaggtcaGGACCTGCGTCCGCAACGATTCCTCCTCGTACAGGTCGACCTTCAGCGGAGGGATCCCCTCGGGCCATTCCGTGCGCGCCTTGCCGACCAGCTTCAGGCTGACACCCTTGATCTTGACGTTCTTGGTGACCTTCAACTGCAGCTTGCCGCGCAGCAGCGCCGTGCCGCCTTGCGAGTGCTGTCGGTGCCCGTCGTGGTCGAAGCCCGTCAGGAAGATGTTGGGCTCGGCCATGAGGATCGAACAGctgacgccgctgccgtgcGCCACGGGCTTGGGGATCTCGGTGACCATGGACGTCACGTTGCTCTTGGCGCTCCGTACCGACATCAAGCTGCTACGCTGGCCGGGTGTGTTGTATGTAGAGCTCATCAGGGGCGGCCGcagggcctcggccatggcggccgaTCGCAGGGCCATGGTGTCTTCCTCGGGTACCACCAAGTCCACCTCGCGGTAGGTGGAGAGTCTGTTGAGGAGGCTTGTGGCTCTGCTGGGTGGTCTCGAGAGTGTCGGTCTCGAAAGGGTGGACGAGCACGACGCGGATCTGCTGGGGACCTGCTTCTGGGAAAGGGAGAAGAACTGCTTGATGCTGAACTTCAGCGACGACTTCCCCAGCGATGTTGTGGTCGGCGAGACGGCCTTGGAcggtctcctcctcttgGCGGGGCGTTCGGGCTGCGGCCTGAGTTCGTGGGGTACGAAGCCCGATGGCCACGAGGTGATGTGTATTGATCGTGGTCTGACCTGGCGGGCGCGgatgggcggcgtcggtaGGCGGTTTTGTTGTGGTGTGGGAGGGTCGAGAAGATATCTGGGGCAGTAGTAGACGCCGCCTCGGGTGGATGTAGGAATCCAGTTTTCCGTACGCCGAGATCGCTCCGAGTCTGTCATGGTGGTCGGCATTGTTAGACACGGTTGGCTGGAAGAGACGGCATGAAGGACGTGACCGAGTGACAAAAGAGTCCGCAATCACTCAGCCGTGGGGAGGTcggggagaaagagaggggagaTGGAAAGTGAGTGCGGGTATGCCGAGTATAAGAAGTAGTGTGCAACAGAATACGACGGCAGCAACGAGACAGGGAGGTCAAGATAGAGTGAGTGGGTTGTTTTAGTAGGCAAGTATTGGTGATCAGGGACAATGGAATAATAGTAGGTAGGGACTCGGGAAAGGCTAGTCCGAGGGGGGGAGTGTTGAGCAGATGAAGTGCATGAGACGGTTCTATGCGCTGGCAAAAAGCAAGTGAGGGTATCCATAGGAAGAGGAGACGTGGATGTGTATGTAGGTCGGGTCGGCCAGGAGCGTCGGGCATCGAGGCGAAAGAGTTACAGTAGGGATGATGGGGGTTTGAAGCGGGATGCAGGGTTGGACCGTGATGATGTGCTGCGGTGATGGGACACGGCGCGGTGCGAGCACTCGCTGCACATGGAGAGGACTTGGAGAGACAGGcatggagggggggggaggaggaagcatAACAAGAGATATGCGTCTCTAAGCTGAGGTACAATGATGAGACGGACGGAGATGGGCGGTAGAAGGGGAGGGAATAGAGGTACTAGGAAGGGAAAGCAGGACGTACCGGTAAGATCAAAGTACCAGAGGCACAGAGACACAGAGACACAGAGATAGAGATAGAGTGAGAGTGTCAGACTGAGCGTCAGGCGTGCATGC encodes:
- a CDS encoding Putative arrestin-like domain-containing protein, with the protein product MPTTMTDSERSRRTENWIPTSTRGGVYYCPRYLLDPPTPQQNRLPTPPIRARQVRPRSIHITSWPSGFVPHELRPQPERPAKRRRPSKAVSPTTTSLGKSSLKFSIKQFFSLSQKQVPSRSASCSSTLSRPTLSRPPSRATSLLNRLSTYREVDLVVPEEDTMALRSAAMAEALRPPLMSSTYNTPGQRSSLMSVRSAKSNVTSMVTEIPKPVAHGSGVSCSILMAEPNIFLTGFDHDGHRQHSQGGTALLRGKLQLKVTKNVKIKGVSLKLVGKARTEWPEGIPPLKVDLYEEESLRTQVLTFFNAVNDGWETEYGNQCVYMLKNSSSNSSSTNLPVSSSPRNSMSPSMLSVPHNRQQHGGLTAKELKRLSLQSNQSRSFGKGDNPSGNQAKGYKVFYPGVYEYTFELPIDHHQLETTKLQYGSVKWELQATVERAGAFKPNLHGSKEVAIVRVPDQLSLEMTEPISISRQWEDQLHYDIIISGKSFPIGTKIPIAFKLTPLAKVQVHKLKVFVTESVEYWTNDRRVTRKDPGRKILLLEKTAGKPLDAAYASSDVRVLNGGELTPRQRREARESAAMRRAADASRHGVMPQPLPEPVDNILGDLDLGLESYWGSTEIEMNVQLPTCETMAKSKELRLHPDCSWKNVNVYHWIKIVMRISRLDPEDPTGTKRRHFEISIDSPFTVLNCRATQANTSLPEYSGPDVGLNQSRHTSCGCPDAVTISGPAEGSPNNLSTGALTFLDGSDNLPAPPQAAHLPSPQPTTSGPGRASPPNSQTSMDPHADTHPRPIHLLRVPSYNPPAFDAETPPPPHAGHELPLQTPPPQYDIIVGTPSVDGMADYFARLADYGYDEAEEDSDSDEGPARISERGGRVNVAHPRTPGGRRAPSRSLDIRRPPLELRLESLPALRRNDVPSQIN